CGCCggaaacagcaggaaaactgaaCGTGGAGTGACTGGGAGTGCCggaaacagcaggaaaactgaaCGTGGAGTGACTGGGAGCGCCAGAAACAGGAAACTGAACGTGGAGTGACTGGGAACGCTggaaacagcaggaaaactgaaCGCGAAGTGACCGGGAGTGCCCGAAACAGGAAACTAAACGCCGGAATGACTGGGAGCGCtagaaacagcaggaaaaccgAATGCTGGAGTACCTGGGAGCGCTAGAAACAGGGCAACTGAACGCCAAATGAGCGGGAGCAACGAGAGACTAGGATGCTCGGCCGCACGTTAACCTGGAGCATAGCGTCTGTGCCTAACAGAGAAAAGTTAAGGGAACAGGGCTGGGCAACCAGAACCCCTGAGAGAGGCTGACTCATACCGTTTGTCTGATGGATACAGTTCCACCGTTATGACGTCTAGTGCATTCCACGAAGCGATGCTTACTCCCCCGAATAGACAGAGCAGTGCAATCATCGCAGACTCATTGTTACCGAAAGACACAAAGAAGCAGCTGATACAGGAGAGCGTGCTGGAGCCggctggtgggggggcggggggaagagagaaagagagggaaaggtaGTTACACACAATGGAACGCTGAAAAATCTCCAGCCTTTTGGATTACACTGTATAATTCGAGCAGCCCAGTACAAGGCCAGCGACAAGATGTGGGCAGGAATTTCCACGTCCATTCCCAATCAAAACCCCTAGATCCCTGAAGAATCAGACACGTTCCCCAAACCCCCATTCCCCGCTGCTTCCACTCACCCAGCATCCTAAGTCGTCCAATCTTGTCCAGGAGTAGGGCAGACACAATGTTTCCAGGCAGCACAGCCAGAGATCCCAGGAAGCTAACGAAGTAGATCATGTAGGCGTTGTTATCATCACTGAAGTCAAGCTGACAGCCTTCCTTACTGTGTAGGAAGGTGCTGTTTACCAGACGGCAGCCCATCAACTTATAGTCAAAGAAATCTGTACACAGACAGTGACATAGTTCATCACCACAACATTGAAATGACGCCTCACCTCCCTGTTCAACCACAggtccactgacacacacacacatccccgcaTTCAACCACAggtccactgacacacacacacactcccgcattCAACCACAggtccactgacacacacatccccGCATTCAACCACAggtccactgacacacacacacacactcccgcattCAACCACAggtccactgacacacacacactcccgcattCAACCACAGGtccattgacacacacacacacctgcgtTCAACCACAggtccactgacacacacacacccgcattcAACCACAGGTCCattgtcacacatacacacgctcccGCGTTCAACCACAggttcactgacacacacattcccgCATTCAACCACAGgtccactgacacacacgcacatacactcacgcattcAACCACAGGtccattgacacacacacactcccgcattCAACCACAGGtccattgacacacacacacacctgcgtTCAACCACAGgttcaccgacacacacactcccgcgtTCAACCACGGGTccattgacacacatacacacacacccgcgtTCAACCACAGGTCCAttgatacacatacacacacccgcgTTCAACCACAGGTCCATTGACACACTCCCGTGTTCAACCACAGGTCCACTGACAGTCACACACTCCTGCATTCAACCACAGGTCCACTGACTGTTCACGTGTCTGCTAGCACTTATGCACGCTTGCCCATTTAACAGTAAGGACAACCCTAGACCATTATCTTTCCCACTGCATGCGTGCACATATGCACATGTTGCTGCAGATAAAGAAACAAACACAATCAGACCCTCACGCTCACAGCCTCCCACCATCCGCTAAGACATTGAAGGGGAGGGATAAAAAGAGAGCAGGTGATAGAGACAGTAAGTGGGAAACCAAGCTGGTGAACCTGTATTGTAGAAGAGTGTTGAGATAAAGGTGCAGTTCTTGAAGAAACTATTACTGGAGGTAATGTCTTCAAAATAACATTCTTCAAAAAGAGAATCTTCAAATATCACTGATTTCAGCTTCATCCCAATAAACCTGCCCAGAACAAAAAGGAGATTGGATCTTAACAACAGGGACCAAAAACTCTGTCCAAGGAAGATCATATCATCACTGCGCCTCAAAAGGGACCATGCTAAAAATCGTCACAAGAAACCAAGAGCAGACAGCTAGATAATGACCGCAAAGTGTAACTGAATTTATACACACCACACCGACTGGCAACAGCCTGTTCCTTAATCTCAGCAATAAGTAGACATCAGCTCTCAGAGAGCAAGAGATCAACGAGGATTCCCGGAACTGATCACCAGCCTAAGAGGTCTGCCGAGTCAAGGATCCAACAGGGGAGTAATGCccattcacccctccccctcatgtTGGAATTCCGTTAAGAGGGCAACCAGAGTCCACAGCTGCAGGGCAGGTCGTGTATCCTTAGTGACCCAATAATATCACTCCTAGAAACCGCATCCTCTTTTATGTAATTCCCTGGACACTCACTTGTCATTGTAGTAATCCCCATTCTTGTGAATTTGATTTTCCAGTGTGAAGTTGAAGGTGAAATGTTCAACCTTCTCCTTGTAGAAGACTTTAGTGCGCGAGGAATACTCCATCATCTGCAAATATTTGATCATATCCGGGAACCACACAGTCAGCCCGTAGTAACTGAGGAATAGAGAGCTTAGATCAGCAGGGTGTGGGGGCAGTCACTctgagttttcatttcaaaaacatcaggttagatacaaagtaaagctctctTTACGCTGTCcctttaaacactcccaggacaggtacagcacggggttagatacagagtaaagctccctctacactgtccccatcaaacactcccagggcaggagtGAGAAATTTGAGAGTCAACACAGGGCTGAGTTCTTtgttttcctgatatatgttaatgatctagacctcGGTGtccagggcacagtttcaaagtttgtggatgatacaaaacttggaagcattgtgaactgcagGGAGgacagtgttgaacttcaaaaggacaggaaCAAGTTGGTGGTATggacagacaggtggcagatgaagctcaatgtggagaaatatgaggtgattcattttggtaggaagaacatggagagacaatataaaataaagggtacaattttaaaggggcgGCAGGAGCAGTGAGACCTAAGTGTCTATGTTattaaatcattgaagatgacaggacaggttgagagagtggttaataaagcctAGAGTATCCtcagctttattaatagaggcctATTAGTGTACAagttccaaacccataacctccatcatctagaaggacaagagcagcaggtacataggaacaccaccacctgcaagtttccctccaagctactcactattctgatttggaaacatatcgctgttccttcactgtcactgcgtcataatcctggaactccctccataacagcactgtgggtgtacctacaccacatgaactgcagcggttcaagaaggcagctcaccacctccttttcaagggtcaactggggatgggcattaaatactcacctagccagcaatgcccacatccattgaatgaattaaagaaagtgcaaggaggttatgttgaacatCTACAGGACACTAGTTgggcctcagctgaagtattgcatcaagttctgggcagcacactttaggaaagatgtgaagacattggagaagatgcagaaaagattcacgagaatggttcccgggatgaggaacttcagttaagatagattggagaagtttggaCTATTTTCCtcgaagagaaggctgagaggagagttgatagaggtgtacagaatcatgagggtcaggacagagtagatagggagaaactgattCCACTCCTAaagggatcgagaatgagagggcacagatttaaagtaattagtcaAAGATGCAAAAGTGAGATGAGAAAAAGTTTTTCATGCAGCtaatggttaaggtctggaatccactgcctgaaAGTGATAGAGGCAGCTTCAActgaaacattcaaaagggaattagataatgatctaaaaaggaagaacatgcagggttacagggggaAAGCGGGTGAATGGCACTGAGTGTATTGCTCATTCACTGGACAGcaagtgcagacacaatgggccaaatgtcctcctcCTACAGTGTGACAATTCTGTAACTGTGATGGAAAGGGGTAACCTTGGTGTGTTTGGGGAAAGTGAGTCAGCGACAGTCTACGCCATCTACCAAATCTAGGTTAATGAACGAGTTACTTGGCTTGTAGCAAACATACCTGAAGGCCATCGTGAACCAGACTGCCATCATGAGCAATGTTGTGCGA
The Carcharodon carcharias isolate sCarCar2 chromosome 36 unlocalized genomic scaffold, sCarCar2.pri SUPER_36_unloc_10, whole genome shotgun sequence genome window above contains:
- the sv2a gene encoding synaptic vesicle glycoprotein 2A, with product WSFQMGSAYQFHSWRVFVLVCAFPSVFAIVALNFMPESPRFYLENGKHDEGWMILKQVHDTNMRAKGFPERVFSVTHIKTPKQMDELIEIQSDTGTWYRRWLVRFTNIFQQVRNNFLQCFSMQYRRTTLLMMAVWFTMAFSYYGLTVWFPDMIKYLQMMEYSSRTKVFYKEKVEHFTFNFTLENQIHKNGDYYNDKFIGMKLKSVIFEDSLFEECYFEDITSSNSFFKNCTFISTLFYNTDFFDYKLMGCRLVNSTFLHSKEGCQLDFSDDNNAYMIYFVSFLGSLAVLPGNIVSALLLDKIGRLRMLAGSSTLSCISCFFVSFGNNESAMIALLCLFGGVSIASWNALDVITVELYPSDKRTTAFGFLNALCKLAAVLGISIFQSFVGVTRAVPIMLASIALAVGSYLALKLPETRGQVLQ